Proteins encoded together in one Coregonus clupeaformis isolate EN_2021a chromosome 30, ASM2061545v1, whole genome shotgun sequence window:
- the LOC121545376 gene encoding cytosolic sulfotransferase 2, translating into MELPPRPKLFDFHGVSMTNYFTDNWDNVQNFQARPDDILIATYPKAGTTWVSYILDLLYFGQTDPERQTPIFEKVPFLELLIPLYPPGVEVLDNLTTSPRLIKTHLPVQFLPKSFWEQNCRIVYVARNAKDNAVSYFHFDRMNQAQPEPGDWNNFLQRFMDGKMVFGSWYDHVTGWWEKKQTHSKILYLFYEDMVEDTGRELDRLCSFLGLSTSAEEKERVRGGVQFDTMKKNTMANYSKDLVMDFKISPFMRKGKVGDWKNHFTVAQSEQFDEDYKKKMKNTTVQFRTVV; encoded by the exons ATGGAGCTGCCACCTCGACCAAAACTCTTTGACTTCCATGGAGTCTCCATGACCAACTACTTCACTGACAACTGGGACAATGTACAGAACTTCCAGGCCAGACCAGATGACATTCTCATCGCTACCTACCCCAAAGCAG GTACCACATGGGTCTCCTACATTCTAGACCTGCTTTATTTTGGCCAGACAGACCCTGAGCGTCAGACACCCATCTTTGAGAAGGTTCCTTTTCTGGAGTTGCTCATTCCTCTTTACCCTCCAG GGGTGGAGGTGCTGGACAACTTAACCACCTCTCCTCGCCTCATCAAGACTCACCTCCCAGTCCAGTTTCTGCCCAAGTCCTTCTGGGAGCAGAACTGCAGG ataGTGTATGTGGCCCGTAATGCCAAGGACAATGCAGTGTCTTATTTCCACTTTGACCGCATGAAccaggcccagccagagccaggagaCTGGAACAACTTCTTACAGAGATTCATGGATGGAAAGA TGGTGTTTGGTTCCTGGTATGACCATGTGACTGGCTGGTGGGAGAAGAAACAGACTCACTCCAAAATCCTCTACCTCTTCTATGAGGACATGGTTGAG GATACGGGGAGAGAGCTAGACAGGCTGTGCTCCTTCCTAGGTTTGTCTACTtcagcagaggagaaggagagggtgagaggaggagtgcagTTTGATACTATGAAGAAGAACACCATGGCCAACTACTCCAAGGACCTTGTGATGGACTTTAAGATATCCCCCTTCATGcgcaaag GAAAGGTTGGTGACTGGAAGAACCATTTCACTGTGGCCCAGAGTGAACAGTTTGATGAAGACTATAAGAAGAAGATGAAAAACACCACCGTACAGTTCCGCACTGTAGTCTAG
- the LOC121545373 gene encoding cytosolic sulfotransferase 2 produces the protein MELPPRPKLFDFHGVSMTNYFTDNWDNVQNFQARPDDILIATYPKAGTTWVSYILDLLYFGQTDPERQTPIFEKVPFLELLIPLYPPGVEVLDNLTTSPRLIKTHLPVQLLPKSFWEQNCRIVYVARNAKDNAVSYFHFDRMNQAQPEPGDWNNFLQRFMDGKMVFGSRYDHVTGWWEKKQTHSKILYLFYEDMVEDTGRELDRLCSFLGLSTSAEEKERVRGGVQFDTMKKNTMANYSKDLVMDFKISPFMRKGKVGDWKNHFTVAQSEQFDEDYKKKMKNTTVQFRTVV, from the exons ATGGAGCTGCCACCTCGACCAAAACTCTTTGACTTCCATGGAGTCTCCATGACCAACTACTTCACTGACAACTGGGACAATGTACAGAACTTCCAGGCCAGACCAGATGACATTCTCATTGCTACCTACCCCAAAGCAG GTACCACATGGGTCTCCTACATTCTAGACCTGCTTTATTTTGGCCAGACAGACCCTGAGCGTCAGACACCCATCTTTGAGAAGGTTCCTTTTCTGGAGTTGCTCATTCCTCTTTACCCTCCAG GGGTGGAGGTGCTGGACAACTTAACCACCTCTCCTCGCCTCATCAAGACTCACCTCCCAGTCCAGTTGCTGCCCAAGTCCTTCTGGGAGCAGAACTGCAGG atAGTGTATGTGGCCCGTAATGCCAAGGACAATGCAGTGTCTTATTTCCACTTTGACCGCATGAAccaggcccagccagagccaggagaCTGGAACAACTTCTTACAGAGATTCATGGATGGAAAGA TGGTGTTTGGTTCCAGGTATGACCATGTGACTGGCTGGTGGGAGAAGAAACAAACTCACTCCAAAATCCTCTACCTCTTCTATGAGGACATGGTTGAG GATACGGGGAGAGAGCTAGACAGGCTGTGCTCCTTCCTAGGTTTGTCTACTtcagcagaggagaaggagagggtgagaggaggagtgcagTTTGATACTATGAAGAAGAACACCATGGCCAACTACTCCAAGGACCTTGTGATGGACTTTAAGATATCCCCCTTCATGCGcaaag GAAAGGTTGGTGACTGGAAGAACCATTTCACTGTGGCCCAGAGTGAACAGTTTGATGAAGACTATAAGAAGAAGATGAAAAACACCACCGTACAGTTCCGCACTGTAGTCTAG